From a single Stomoxys calcitrans chromosome 4, idStoCalc2.1, whole genome shotgun sequence genomic region:
- the LOC106088952 gene encoding lectin subunit alpha-like, whose protein sequence is MSALGLFSLFVTLSIAVLNFVTAEPELFTADDGTKFLIEMEPKYNWFEAVHECGRRGYQLVEVHDGDKHNTLLKSLNTYLGKSTDLWLGANDQFNDDRDLKRPFYWTFSGKRMTFSNWSNDNPNNDGGQEHCVHTWEKADNFGWNDIVCTYKMGYVCEERPKNC, encoded by the exons atgAGTGCACTAGGATTATTTTCGTTGTTTGTTACATTATCGATAGCGGTTTTGAATTTTGTAACGGCAGAGCCAGAATTGTTCACTGCAGATgatggtaccaaatttttaattgaaatggaGCCAAAg TACAATTGGTTTGAAGCTGTACATGAATGTGGTCGCCGTGGCTATCAATTGGTTGAGGTGCACGATGGTGATAAGCATAATACCCTGCTGAAGTCTCTGAACACATATTTAG GTAAATCTACTGATCTGTGGTTGGGAGCCAACGACCAATTCAATGATGATCGGGATTTGAAGAGGCCCTTTTATTGGACTTTCTCTGGCAAACGCATGACATTCTCAAATTGGTCCAATGATAATCCCAACAACGACGGAGGCCAGGAGCATTGTGTACATACATGGGAGAAGGCAGACAATTTTGGTTGGAATGACATAGTATGCACCTATAAAATGGGCTATGTGTGTGAGGAAAGGCCAAAAAATTGTTAA